A region of the Myxococcus stipitatus DSM 14675 genome:
ACCTGCACCAGCCCCAACAGCAGCCATTTCGCACGCGCGAGCCCCTGCTCCCCCAGCGACGCGAGGAGCTCCTCGGCCTGCTGCGACAGGGCCCCGCCCACACCTCCCATGCGGTCATAGTGCTCGTGGGTCAGCGGCGCGCCGCCGCTCGTCGCCCACAATGAGCGCAGGGCATGCCCCAGCAACGGCAACCCGCCGCCCTCGCCCTTCGCGTCCCGCGCCATCCGGACATCGAGCCCATCGCTCAGCTTCAGGCCCGCCTGCTTCGCCATGCCGCGGACCACCGTCACCAGCGTCCCCTCATCCATGGGCAACAAGGGATATCGTGCGGCGCGATGAAGCAGTTGAGACACCCCCGGAAGCAGCTCCAGCCGGTGCACGAAGTCACTGCGAAGGCTCGTCAGCAACCGCAGTCGGCAATCCTCCCCAGACAGCGCGTTCGCCAGCAGCTCATCCACCACCAGCCGCTCAGCCGCGCCCGACGTGAAGAGCTCCTCCAACGGGTCCACCACCAACAGGAGCAAGGTCCCCTTGGGCACATGCTCGACGACCAGCGTCCGCAGTGCCTCGGGGCCCCCTCGAAGCCTCTGCTCCACCCCCTCCGCATCCAGGGTCTGGAAGGCCTTCGAGAGTGCCTGCGCGAGACTCCGCAGCGGCTCGTACGAAGGCCGGGCAACCGCCACACACCATCGAGGCGCCCCCGAGGGACCGGGCCGCTCGAGCCTGGGCAACACGCCGGCCTGAAGCAACGAGGACTTTCCGACCCCACTCTGTCCTTCCAACTGCACCCAACGGCGCGAGCCGAGCCGAGCCTCTCCCAAGGAGTCCAAGACCGCCTCGGCGTCCTTCTTGCGGCCGAAGAACAGCTCCGCCTGCGTCTCGCTGAAAGGAGCCAATCCAGGCACGGGACAGGTGTCCTGGTCCCACGTCCACGGGCGACCGAGCATGTCACCACACCGCGCCATCGTCGGTCGCTCCGCGGGAGTCTTCGCCAGCATGGACGCAACGAAGGTGGAGAGCGCGCCCGGTATCGCCGGCACGCACTGTCCGACGAGCGGCGCATGCTTCTCCAGGTGCGCGGCGATGACCTCCACCACCTCCTTCGAGTCAAACGGCTTCTTTCCCACCAGCAACTCGAAGAGCACCACCCCCAGGGAGTAGACATCCGCCGCGCCGGTCACTTCGGCGGCGTTCAGGAGTTGCTCCGGTGCCGAGTAGTAGTGCGTCCCCATCAGCACCGAGTCGTGAGTATGGACCTGAGTGGCGGCACGCTCGTCACTCACCATGGGCGGCAGCTTGGCGATGCCAAAGTCCAACACCTTGGTGCGGCGCCCTGACGCGGCACGTTCGTCGGGACAGAGGAAGATGTTCTCCGGCTTCAAGTCCCGGTGGACGATGTTCCGCTCGTGCACCTTCGACATCACCCGCGCCACCTGCGAACAGAACGCCAGTGCCTCCTCACGCGGCACAGGCCCCTGGCACTGCTCCATCCATCGGCGCATCGACTGCCCTTCAAGCAGCTCCATGACCAGGAACAGCTCGTCGGACGCCTGGTCCCCATGGAAGGCACGCACCACGTCCGGGATGTCCAGGTCCACCAACAGCCGCCGCTCTTGAAGGAAGCGCGACACGAGGTGCGGCTCCTCGGACGCCTCCGGAAGCAGCCGCTTCAACGCCACACGCTGTCCCGTGGGTTCGTGGATGGCCTCGAAGACCTCTCCCATCCCCCCACTATCAAGACGCTTCAACAACCGGAACGGGCCGACCTGGCCAAGCGAAGGACTGTGCATGGGGCCCGCAAGGACTTACCCCGCTCCAACCCTCCAAGAAAATCACCTCATTGTGGGGGTCATCTCCACCCCGTCTGCCTACTCCTTCACCGCCCCCGCGGTGAGCCCAGACACAATCCTCCGCTGGAACAGCACCGTCAGCACCACCAACGGCAGCGTGGCCACCACGGACGCCGCGGCAATCTCTCCCCACGGCTCCCGGTGCTCGCTCGCGAACAGGCTGATGGCCACCGGCACCGTCCGCTTCTCCGGCGTGGTCAGGAACGTCAACGCATACAGGAACTCGTTCCACGAGAAGATGAACACCAGGATCGCCGTCGTCGCCAACCCGGGTGCCGCCAAGGGCAGCAACACCCGCCGGAACGCCTGGAACGGCGTACACCCATCCACCCGCGCCGCGCGGTACAGCTCATCCGGGAGCTGCTTGAAGAACGACGTCAGCACCCACAGCGTCAATGGCAGCGCGAACGTCGCATACGGCAACGCCAGCCCCACCAGCGAGTCCCGCAACCCCACCGCGCGCAGGATGAGATACAGCGGGCTCACCGTCGCGATCGGCGGGAACATGCTCACCGCCAGCGCCGCGCTCAGCAGCACCCCCTTCCCTCGAAACTCCAGCTTCGCCAGCGCGAATGCCGCCGCCGCGCCCACCACCAGGCAGAACGCCGTCGTCAGCGCCGCCACCACCAGCGAGTTCACCACCACGCGCAGGAACGGCCGCCCCCACAGCACGCTCACATAACTCTCCAGCGTCAGGTGCGATGGCCACGGCCGGGTCAGCTCCCCATCCGGCCACAGGCTCGTCAGCACCTGCCAGAGGAACGGCCCCAGGAAGAACGTCAGGAACGCCACCACCGCCAGCGCCATCCCCACTCCCACGCGTGGCTTCATCGCGCCGGCTCCTCTCGCCCCAACAGCCGCAGCCACACCGCCGCCAACACCACCACGCAGACGAACGTCGCCACCGACAGCGTGCTCCCATACCCGAAGTCCCCCGAGCGCATCAGCGTCTTGTACGCGTAGATGCTCAGCGTCTCCGTCGTGTTCGCAGGCCCCCCTTCCGTCAGCACATAGATGGCGTCGAACACCCGGAACGCATCCAGCGAGCGGAACAACAACGCCAGCAGCAGCGCCGGCTTGAGCAACGGCAACGTGATGGAACGGAACGTCCGCCACGCCGAAGCCCCATCCACCCTCGCCGCCCGATACAAGTCCTCCGGAATCCCTTGCAGCCCCGCGAGCACCAGGAGCGCGACGAAGGGCGTCGTCTTCCACACGTCCACCAGGATGGCCGCGTGCAGCGCATACCCCGGCGCCCCCAGCCAGTTGATGTCCGCCCCCCACAACAACCGGTTGATGAGCCCCGAGTCCGGATTGAACATCCACGCCCACAGCCGCGCGCTGACCACCGTGGGTATCGCCCACGGCACCAGCACCGCCGCGCGCAACAACCCTCGCCCCGGAAACGCGCGCTGGAGCAGCAACGCCAATGGCACCGCGAGCAACACCTCCACCGTCACCGCCACCAGCGTGAAGTACGCCGTGTTCCCCAAGGCCGACCAGAACCGCGCATCCCCCAACAGGTACGCGTAGTTCCCCCACCCCACGAAGCGCTTCTCCCCGAACACCAGGATGAAGCGGTGCAGGCTCAGCCACATCGCCGCGAGAATCGGATACAGCGCCACGCCCGCCAGCACCCCCACCGCGGGCGCCACCAGCCAGTACGCCTGCCTCCGCTCCCGCTCCAGCGAGCCGCGTCTCCCCCGCGGGCGCACCGGCTCCACCGCCCGAGGCGCCTCGACCTGCTTCTCCAGCGGCCTCATCGGTCCTCCCCCGTGAGGTGGTCCACCTGACGCTGCGCCCGCTGGAGCGCGGCCTCGGGCGTGCGCAGGCCCGCCACCGCCGCGGAGAACTCGCTCTGCAACACATCCGCGATGAGGTTGTAATAGGGCGTCGCCGGCCGGGAGCGCGCTCGCTCCGCCATCTCCCGCAGGCTCGCGATGAACGGCGCCCGCGCCTTCAGCCTCGGGTCGTCATAGACAGCCTTCCGCGGTGGATTGCGCGCGTAGTGCACCGCCAGCACCAGGTTCGCCTCGTGCGACGTCAGATGCGCGATGAGCTTCGCCGCCAGCTTCTTCCGCTCCGGCGACACATGCGCATTCACCGCGAGCTGATATCCCCCCAGCGCCCCAAACCCAGGCGCCCCATCCACCGTCGGCAACGGCGCCATCCCCACCCGGCCTCGAATCGGCGAGTCCTCCTTCTGCGCCTCCCCCCACGCATAGGGCCAGTTGCGCATGAACACCGCCCGGCCCTCCTGGAACACCCGCCGCGACTCCTCCTCCCCGAACGCCATCACCGTCTCCGGCGACACGCCGCGCGTCAGCAGGCCCCGCAGGTACGCCAGCGCCTCGCGCCCGGCCTCCGTGTCCAACAACACCCGCCCGCCGTCGCCCAGCGCCCGCCCGCCGTGCCCCCACAGCGCTTCATAGACATTGCAGCTCAACCCCTCGTACTGCCGCCCCTGCCACACGAAGCCCTGCATCCCCGTGACTTTCGCCCGCGCCTCCAACGCGAAGCGCTCCAGCTCCGCGTACGTGCGCGGCGCCCGAGGCACCAGGTCCGTGCGGAAGTACAGCACCCCCACGTCCAGGTACCACGGCACCGCGTACGTGCGGCCCTCCAGCACCGCGGCCTCCACCGGGCCCGGCAGGAACTCGGCCTTCACTCGCTCGGGAGGAAACGCCTCCGACAGGTCCGCAATCCATCCCGCGCGCGCGAACTCCGGCACCCACACCACGTCGGCGATGAGCACGTCGAAGTCAGCGGCCCCGCCGCCCAGCGCCGTGAGGAAGAACTGGTGCGCCAGGTCCGAGGAGTTCGGCAGCGCCTCCGTGACGAGCGTCACCCCGGGGTTCTCCCGCTCGAAGCGGGCGAGCAGCTCACGGAAGGGCTCCGGCGGGCCCCACAGCGGCTGATACTTCAACACCAGCCGCGTCACACCCGGCTCGCCTCGTCCCCCGCCAGGCGAGCGCTGGCACCCCTGCGCCAGCCCCACCACGAGCCCCATCACGACAGTGAACACGAGCGTCCGGACCATGGGCGGCACCCATGACTCCAACCCCACCTCACACGGTCAAGCGTCCCCCGCACGCCTCGGTTCTCGGCTCAACACTCACCCACGTGATGCATGGGATGAAACATCACACCGCCGAAAAAGACTTGCGCCACCCCTGAGCCTCATGCAGATATGACCACAGCACGGGCAACCGTGCTGACCATGCGCTGACACCTCTTCACATCGCTTCCACTCTGCCTGGCGCTCACGAGCGCGGGGTGACGTCCTCCTGAGCGGAGGGCCGTCGCCACTGCCACGTGCTTCGCCGCGAGGAAGCGCTCCCACCCGATAGCATCACGGCTCCCGAGGTCCTGCCTCAGGTGCGTCCGGACGCGTGCGTCCAGGTCCACCTGTGCTCTCGCGCAGGGCGCGCGTGCGCCGTGTCTTCCTTTTCATTTCGCAGTCACGAGCGCCGTGTATGACAACCGATAACCGCAAGCCTTTGACCGAGGCGGGCCACGCCATGGCCGAGTCTCCTCCGCGTCCCCAGGAAGGCATTCCCTCTCATCCCAAGCCGGAGACGAAGAAGGGACCGGGCAGACCCGGCGCCTTCCCGCAACAGCCCGGGAAGCGCCCCGCCTCCCGACCGAGCCCGCAGATGCGTCCCGCGCGCCGCAACACCTTCCGCGGCAGATAGCGGAACCGTCACGAAGGGACGCCGAAGCCCCTCCTCCCCCTCCTGGCGGACACATCGGCTCCGCCAGGAGTGGAGAATCATGCTTTCCCCATCATCTCCGAGCCCTACCCGCGACGTGCGTTTGCCTCCGCCCCCCGAGGCAGCGTTATGCTTCCGACAGACAGCACCATTGGGCGGGGAACGACATGTCGGAGAAACCTCGGGAGTGGACGTTCGGCACGCATCGGGTTCGCATCGAGCCCCCCGACATCGCGGTGGCAACCTTCGTGGGCCCCATCTCGATGGATGAGGTCAAGCGCACCTGCGAAATCTACGGCGAGGTCTTCACCCTCGTGGGCCCCTACTACATCGTCGCGGAGATTGGCCGCGCCCAGCTCGACGCCACCGGCCGCCGCTACCTCTCCGAGAACAACCGCAGCGAGTGGTTCAAGGGCTGCGTCTACGTCGGCGCCGACATCGTTCAACAGACCTTCGGCAAGGCCATCTCCCTCGCCATGCTCTTCACCGGCAAGAGCAGCTTCGAGACCACCTTCGTCAAGACGCTC
Encoded here:
- a CDS encoding serine/threonine-protein kinase — protein: MHSPSLGQVGPFRLLKRLDSGGMGEVFEAIHEPTGQRVALKRLLPEASEEPHLVSRFLQERRLLVDLDIPDVVRAFHGDQASDELFLVMELLEGQSMRRWMEQCQGPVPREEALAFCSQVARVMSKVHERNIVHRDLKPENIFLCPDERAASGRRTKVLDFGIAKLPPMVSDERAATQVHTHDSVLMGTHYYSAPEQLLNAAEVTGAADVYSLGVVLFELLVGKKPFDSKEVVEVIAAHLEKHAPLVGQCVPAIPGALSTFVASMLAKTPAERPTMARCGDMLGRPWTWDQDTCPVPGLAPFSETQAELFFGRKKDAEAVLDSLGEARLGSRRWVQLEGQSGVGKSSLLQAGVLPRLERPGPSGAPRWCVAVARPSYEPLRSLAQALSKAFQTLDAEGVEQRLRGGPEALRTLVVEHVPKGTLLLLVVDPLEELFTSGAAERLVVDELLANALSGEDCRLRLLTSLRSDFVHRLELLPGVSQLLHRAARYPLLPMDEGTLVTVVRGMAKQAGLKLSDGLDVRMARDAKGEGGGLPLLGHALRSLWATSGGAPLTHEHYDRMGGVGGALSQQAEELLASLGEQGLARAKWLLLGLVQVGRGAPDTRRPRSRRELLLEANGDELAEETLLRLSGHSAAKGGESGPRLVVLSGEQEPEAQRVDLVHETLLQRVGSLVRWLDEERRRLELRANLEDTARHWEEAGRPPEGLPQGTLLAQYKEGGAGGRGVSARAESFLRASTQMEQRGGRMRGARVVAASLAMCAMLFVTMHARRERQRADKNLIHVLDTANDIVSDADWELSWIPNTLEVRRSLLRDLASTVQGLPEEDPQRREVLGVRVDTAHRQADVEFLNGSLRAANQHLETARELLRQASRRGFVDEDHRMQWALNHSKQGKVDMAAGRLKEARFHFVQSDRYFDEQGASSPPSLEGDRGSAVSSGEMAELEFKEGRPAESIRLFGQALSLFSRVDPKYGASLHAEALGHQAEVLRREGRVEESRSQLDEAVGLLRPEVAAHPGDHHRRLMLARVLVWNARLAMDEARWSDADASLREAEKLGTELRAGERTSKRFALVLAEALQGLEQLDARRGKLTPPDWHADRCALVQEFIKQDAEDVRFKALACEEGATQMRGDGND
- a CDS encoding carbohydrate ABC transporter permease; translation: MKPRVGVGMALAVVAFLTFFLGPFLWQVLTSLWPDGELTRPWPSHLTLESYVSVLWGRPFLRVVVNSLVVAALTTAFCLVVGAAAAFALAKLEFRGKGVLLSAALAVSMFPPIATVSPLYLILRAVGLRDSLVGLALPYATFALPLTLWVLTSFFKQLPDELYRAARVDGCTPFQAFRRVLLPLAAPGLATTAILVFIFSWNEFLYALTFLTTPEKRTVPVAISLFASEHREPWGEIAAASVVATLPLVVLTVLFQRRIVSGLTAGAVKE
- a CDS encoding ABC transporter substrate-binding protein, giving the protein MVRTLVFTVVMGLVVGLAQGCQRSPGGGRGEPGVTRLVLKYQPLWGPPEPFRELLARFERENPGVTLVTEALPNSSDLAHQFFLTALGGGAADFDVLIADVVWVPEFARAGWIADLSEAFPPERVKAEFLPGPVEAAVLEGRTYAVPWYLDVGVLYFRTDLVPRAPRTYAELERFALEARAKVTGMQGFVWQGRQYEGLSCNVYEALWGHGGRALGDGGRVLLDTEAGREALAYLRGLLTRGVSPETVMAFGEEESRRVFQEGRAVFMRNWPYAWGEAQKEDSPIRGRVGMAPLPTVDGAPGFGALGGYQLAVNAHVSPERKKLAAKLIAHLTSHEANLVLAVHYARNPPRKAVYDDPRLKARAPFIASLREMAERARSRPATPYYNLIADVLQSEFSAAVAGLRTPEAALQRAQRQVDHLTGEDR
- a CDS encoding carbohydrate ABC transporter permease, with the translated sequence MRPLEKQVEAPRAVEPVRPRGRRGSLERERRQAYWLVAPAVGVLAGVALYPILAAMWLSLHRFILVFGEKRFVGWGNYAYLLGDARFWSALGNTAYFTLVAVTVEVLLAVPLALLLQRAFPGRGLLRAAVLVPWAIPTVVSARLWAWMFNPDSGLINRLLWGADINWLGAPGYALHAAILVDVWKTTPFVALLVLAGLQGIPEDLYRAARVDGASAWRTFRSITLPLLKPALLLALLFRSLDAFRVFDAIYVLTEGGPANTTETLSIYAYKTLMRSGDFGYGSTLSVATFVCVVVLAAVWLRLLGREEPAR